A section of the Stenotrophomonas sp. 364 genome encodes:
- a CDS encoding restriction endonuclease subunit S — protein MNTLTRIALLGDVASIRQGHPFRGAIAAVPEGPVQVIQLKNLALDGLQERDHLLRTALRARKPPDWVQDQDVLIAGRGNHPLAMLLHNPPESTVCSPHLYVLRVCTPDLLPAFLAWQLNQRAAQAYLRQQAAGSRQQSLRKTAVAQLPVHMPPVAQQRRIVGIASAAQAEQRCLEALIHIRQQEIAVVAEQVLQGSGA, from the coding sequence ATGAACACACTCACGCGCATTGCCCTGCTCGGCGACGTGGCCAGCATCCGCCAGGGCCACCCCTTTCGCGGTGCCATTGCTGCCGTGCCGGAGGGCCCGGTGCAGGTCATTCAACTCAAGAATCTTGCCCTGGATGGGCTGCAGGAACGCGACCACCTGCTGCGCACCGCGCTGCGTGCGCGCAAGCCGCCCGACTGGGTGCAGGATCAGGATGTTCTGATTGCCGGGCGCGGCAATCACCCGCTGGCGATGCTGCTGCACAACCCGCCAGAATCCACGGTGTGCAGCCCGCACCTGTATGTGCTGCGGGTGTGCACGCCCGACCTGCTGCCGGCCTTTTTGGCGTGGCAGTTGAACCAGCGCGCGGCACAGGCGTACCTGCGCCAGCAGGCGGCCGGGTCGCGCCAGCAGAGCCTGCGCAAAACAGCAGTAGCGCAGTTGCCGGTGCATATGCCGCCGGTGGCGCAGCAGCGGCGCATTGTGGGCATTGCCAGCGCGGCGCAGGCCGAACAGCGCTGCCTGGAAGCGCTGATCCACATTCGCCAACAGGAGATTGCCGTGGTGGCCGAGCAGGTGTTGCAGGGGAGCGGCGCATGA
- a CDS encoding LysR family transcriptional regulator, protein MKHFPWDNLMVLLAVVRGGTLREAAKAARMSTATLSRRLDALEERLGGKVVERTSTGCIPTELGQRVFALAEQMEEAADEIAREADTPKELVGTVRINADEWASFLLITLLPGLNRLHPGLGVEVLTSREPYNLARREADALLRYGPPDTTDLRGDRVGRVEYALYANQAYAARRQTAIANQAWHELEFVGLDEPRVEFEVERWLRTLPGANRPWLRCNYSVGVLDGVTAGGGLGVIERTVAEHVGGLVRVRDAPALTQDVWLWTHRSLYETPRFQAVRDFLKHAWLNAVAEREPPSA, encoded by the coding sequence ATGAAACACTTTCCGTGGGACAACCTGATGGTGCTGTTGGCGGTGGTGCGCGGCGGCACCCTGCGCGAAGCCGCCAAGGCCGCGCGGATGAGCACGGCCACGCTGTCGCGCCGGCTGGATGCGCTGGAAGAGCGCCTGGGCGGCAAGGTGGTGGAGCGCACGTCCACCGGCTGCATTCCCACCGAGCTGGGGCAGCGGGTGTTCGCGCTGGCCGAGCAGATGGAAGAGGCCGCCGACGAGATCGCCCGCGAGGCCGATACGCCCAAGGAGCTGGTGGGCACGGTGCGCATCAACGCCGACGAATGGGCCAGCTTCCTGCTGATCACCCTGCTGCCCGGGCTGAACCGCCTGCACCCCGGCCTGGGCGTGGAGGTGCTTACCTCGCGCGAGCCCTACAACCTTGCCCGCCGCGAGGCCGACGCGCTGCTGCGCTACGGCCCACCCGACACCACCGACCTGCGCGGCGACCGCGTGGGGCGGGTGGAGTACGCGCTGTATGCCAACCAGGCTTACGCCGCGCGGCGGCAGACGGCCATCGCCAACCAGGCGTGGCATGAGCTGGAATTCGTGGGGCTGGACGAGCCGCGCGTGGAGTTCGAGGTAGAACGCTGGCTGCGTACCTTGCCCGGCGCCAACCGCCCGTGGCTGCGCTGCAACTACTCAGTGGGCGTGCTGGACGGCGTGACCGCCGGCGGCGGGCTGGGCGTGATTGAACGCACGGTGGCCGAACACGTGGGTGGCCTGGTGCGCGTGCGCGATGCGCCGGCGCTCACCCAGGACGTGTGGCTGTGGACGCACCGCTCGCTGTATGAAACGCCGCGCTTCCAGGCCGTGCGCGATTTTCTCAAGCACGCCTGGCTCAACGCGGTGGCCGAACGCGAGCCGCCCTCGGCGTAG
- a CDS encoding multidrug/biocide efflux PACE transporter, producing the protein MKAEKTLWDRVVHAVLFEGIALCLCAPVMSYVLGKSLFDTGVLTIALATCAMLWNMLYNAMFERVEKKFGFKRTVPVRIGHAVGFEGGLVLVVVLLAAWWLSISYWDAFLLEMGLIAFFLPYTYVYNLVYDKVRERLVRRSQAGRVSEA; encoded by the coding sequence ATGAAAGCTGAAAAGACCCTCTGGGACCGCGTTGTCCACGCCGTGCTGTTTGAAGGCATTGCCCTGTGCCTGTGCGCACCGGTGATGTCGTACGTGCTGGGCAAGTCGCTGTTCGACACCGGCGTGCTCACCATCGCCCTGGCCACCTGCGCCATGCTGTGGAACATGCTCTACAACGCGATGTTCGAGCGCGTGGAAAAGAAGTTCGGGTTCAAGCGCACCGTGCCGGTACGCATCGGGCATGCGGTGGGCTTTGAAGGCGGGCTGGTGCTGGTGGTGGTGTTGCTGGCCGCGTGGTGGCTGTCCATTTCCTACTGGGATGCGTTCCTGTTGGAGATGGGGCTGATCGCGTTCTTCCTGCCTTACACGTATGTGTACAACCTGGTGTATGACAAGGTGCGGGAGCGGTTGGTGCGGCGGAGTCAGGCTGGGCGGGTTAGCGAGGCCTGA
- a CDS encoding helix-turn-helix domain-containing protein — MKVKLQRAEDLGALVRATRKYQGMRQDDTAEGIGVSENFLAKVERGGGTVQWQKLFNVLSELGLQVEIDVPDAAMARLHEQPKKKGRTS; from the coding sequence ATGAAGGTCAAGCTGCAACGCGCCGAAGATCTGGGTGCCTTGGTGCGCGCCACCCGCAAGTACCAGGGCATGCGGCAGGACGACACCGCCGAGGGTATTGGCGTCAGCGAGAACTTCCTGGCCAAGGTCGAACGCGGCGGCGGAACCGTGCAATGGCAGAAGCTGTTCAATGTGCTGAGCGAGCTCGGTCTGCAGGTTGAGATCGACGTTCCGGATGCTGCCATGGCACGGTTGCACGAGCAGCCGAAGAAGAAGGGGCGCACGTCGTGA
- a CDS encoding GNAT family N-acetyltransferase encodes MRGLTLSAASVADTDVLHRLLQLYYFEASAWSGEQIAPDGTYDCARADVEANLRETPTWAQLLWLDGALCGFVLVDEVEHEGHRIPELADLFVLPTHRGKGIAREVVARLVVPGSGRWLLATFRNDTVAHAFWRRNLPKMALTIETPAPPDDSDFHFFLISAA; translated from the coding sequence ATGCGAGGACTCACGCTCAGCGCCGCCTCGGTTGCCGACACCGACGTGCTGCACCGCCTGCTGCAGCTGTATTACTTCGAAGCGTCGGCATGGAGCGGCGAGCAGATCGCCCCCGACGGCACCTACGACTGCGCCCGCGCCGATGTGGAAGCCAACCTGCGCGAGACGCCCACCTGGGCGCAGTTGCTGTGGCTGGACGGCGCGCTGTGCGGGTTCGTGCTGGTGGACGAGGTGGAGCACGAGGGCCACCGCATTCCCGAACTGGCCGACCTGTTCGTGCTGCCCACGCACCGCGGCAAGGGCATCGCACGCGAGGTGGTTGCCCGCCTGGTGGTGCCGGGTAGCGGCCGCTGGTTGCTGGCCACGTTCCGCAACGACACGGTGGCCCATGCGTTCTGGCGCCGGAACCTGCCGAAGATGGCCCTGACCATCGAGACGCCGGCGCCGCCCGACGACTCGGACTTCCACTTCTTCCTGATCAGCGCGGCGTAG
- a CDS encoding aldo/keto reductase, with amino-acid sequence MRISVPTRLGFGTAPLGNMYRNIPEQEALDTVEAAWQQGVRYFDAAPMYGAGLAELRLGTALQQHRRDDYVLSTKVGRLILDEREDTTQRDLGEKGGLFEHGLPNKIVYDYTADGTLRAIEASLTRLKTDRLDIVWIHDPARDFHGEGWRDVFDIAMNGAAKALTRLREEGVISAWGLGVNRVEPCEMALQQADPDGFLIAGRYTLLDHADALRTLMPASTARGLGIVVGGPYNSGILAGGTHYEYQQATPDILARVDALRAVCAAFNVDIRAAALQFSLAHPAVAAVIPGASQPSRIAENLALVDAEIPAAFWHALRTRGLVAVDAPLPQAG; translated from the coding sequence ATGCGCATTTCAGTCCCCACCCGGTTGGGCTTCGGCACCGCCCCGCTTGGCAACATGTACCGCAACATCCCCGAGCAGGAAGCCCTCGACACCGTAGAGGCCGCCTGGCAACAGGGCGTCCGCTACTTCGACGCTGCCCCCATGTACGGCGCCGGCCTTGCCGAGCTCCGGCTGGGCACGGCGTTGCAGCAGCACCGGCGCGACGACTACGTACTCAGCACGAAGGTGGGGCGCTTGATCCTGGATGAGCGCGAAGACACCACGCAGCGCGACCTCGGCGAGAAAGGCGGCCTGTTCGAGCACGGCCTGCCCAACAAGATCGTCTATGACTACACCGCCGACGGCACGCTGCGCGCCATCGAGGCCAGCCTGACGCGCCTGAAGACCGACCGCCTGGACATCGTGTGGATTCACGACCCCGCCCGCGACTTCCACGGCGAAGGCTGGCGCGACGTATTCGACATCGCCATGAACGGCGCGGCCAAGGCCCTGACCCGGCTGCGCGAGGAAGGCGTCATCAGCGCCTGGGGTCTAGGCGTCAACCGCGTGGAACCGTGCGAAATGGCGCTGCAGCAGGCCGACCCGGACGGCTTCCTGATCGCCGGCCGGTACACCCTGCTGGACCACGCCGACGCACTGCGCACCCTGATGCCGGCAAGCACCGCGCGCGGCCTGGGCATCGTGGTGGGCGGCCCGTACAACTCCGGCATCCTGGCCGGCGGCACGCACTACGAATACCAGCAGGCCACGCCCGACATCCTGGCCCGCGTGGACGCCCTGCGTGCGGTGTGCGCCGCGTTCAACGTGGACATCCGCGCGGCCGCCCTGCAGTTCTCGCTGGCGCATCCGGCCGTAGCGGCGGTGATTCCCGGCGCCAGCCAGCCGAGCCGCATCGCAGAGAACCTGGCGTTGGTGGATGCGGAGATTCCGGCTGCGTTCTGGCATGCGCTGCGCACGCGTGGGTTGGTGGCGGTGGATGCACCGCTGCCGCAGGCGGGGTAA
- a CDS encoding HipA domain-containing protein produces the protein MTPAPPSTGEASAADSVATERLHAPERSLLATIDGQTVGTLQEYRNLWRFEYTRAWHDTPDGFDLSPWLPRRDGRIVDGSTSRPVQWYFDNLLPEEHLRVRIAAEANIAGNDDFALLAHDGAESAGSLTLLPPGKMLAPGTRVPLSDAELSRRIGRLPRFSLSSGAEKRMSLAGAQHKLAVIEDDGLYQPVGDAASTHILKPDSSDPDYPHTVINEWFTLRLARAMGLPTPDVQRRYVPEPVFLIARFDREVTGDGVRRLHAIDGCQLLNLPRSAKYASATVQNLAAIVEHCREKLSARRRLFDWLVFNVLVGNDDAHLKNLSFRVGKDGVDLAPHYDLLSTVAGSTRAYKHENAAWPQASTVAGDIMGVKRFADITPEVLIEAAVALKLPARMAQRRVATMAATIVGEAEALYATVEQENPQWASVAGVTLEGEMRMLRTIIHGVIKHMAAQLQIPAAT, from the coding sequence GTGACCCCGGCGCCCCCCAGCACCGGTGAGGCGTCGGCCGCAGACAGCGTGGCGACGGAACGCCTGCATGCACCCGAGCGCTCACTCCTGGCCACCATCGACGGCCAGACTGTGGGCACCCTGCAGGAGTACCGCAACCTGTGGCGCTTCGAGTACACGCGGGCATGGCATGACACTCCCGATGGGTTCGATCTGTCGCCGTGGCTGCCGCGCCGCGATGGGCGCATTGTCGATGGCAGCACGTCGCGGCCGGTGCAGTGGTACTTCGACAACCTGCTACCCGAAGAGCACCTGCGTGTACGCATCGCCGCCGAGGCGAACATCGCAGGCAACGATGACTTCGCCCTGCTGGCCCACGATGGCGCCGAGTCGGCCGGCTCACTGACGCTGCTGCCACCCGGCAAGATGCTGGCACCGGGCACCCGGGTGCCCTTGTCCGACGCGGAGCTGTCCCGCCGCATCGGCAGACTGCCCCGGTTCTCGCTCAGCAGTGGTGCGGAAAAGCGCATGTCGCTCGCCGGTGCGCAGCACAAGCTGGCGGTGATTGAAGACGATGGCCTGTACCAGCCAGTCGGCGATGCAGCGTCCACGCATATCCTCAAGCCCGACAGCAGCGATCCCGATTACCCCCACACGGTGATCAACGAGTGGTTCACCCTGCGGCTGGCGCGTGCCATGGGCCTGCCAACCCCCGATGTGCAACGCCGCTACGTGCCCGAGCCGGTGTTCCTGATCGCGCGCTTCGACCGCGAGGTCACCGGCGACGGCGTCCGCCGCCTGCATGCCATCGACGGCTGCCAGCTGCTCAACTTGCCACGTAGCGCCAAGTACGCCTCCGCAACCGTGCAGAACCTGGCGGCCATAGTTGAACACTGCCGCGAGAAGCTCAGCGCACGGCGTCGCCTGTTCGACTGGTTGGTCTTCAATGTGTTGGTCGGCAACGATGACGCCCATTTGAAGAACCTGAGTTTCAGGGTGGGCAAGGATGGTGTCGACCTGGCGCCGCATTACGACCTGCTCAGCACCGTGGCGGGAAGCACACGCGCCTACAAGCATGAGAATGCGGCGTGGCCGCAGGCATCAACCGTGGCGGGAGACATCATGGGGGTGAAGCGCTTTGCCGACATCACGCCAGAGGTGCTCATCGAAGCAGCGGTCGCGCTGAAGCTCCCGGCGCGCATGGCACAGCGACGCGTGGCCACCATGGCCGCCACCATCGTTGGCGAAGCCGAGGCGCTCTATGCCACCGTGGAGCAGGAGAACCCGCAGTGGGCCAGCGTAGCCGGCGTCACCCTGGAAGGTGAGATGCGCATGCTGCGAACCATCATCCATGGGGTGATCAAACACATGGCCGCGCAGCTGCAAATCCCCGCAGCCACGTAA
- a CDS encoding PACE efflux transporter, which yields MSYVLGKSLFDTGVLTTALATCAMLWNMLYNAMFERVEKKFGFKRTMPVRIGHAVGLEGGLVLVVVLLAAWWLSISYWDAFLLEMGLIAFFLPYTYVYNLVYDKVRERLVRRGESGRVGVA from the coding sequence ATGTCGTACGTGCTGGGCAAGTCGCTGTTCGACACCGGCGTACTCACCACCGCCCTGGCCACCTGCGCCATGCTGTGGAACATGCTGTACAACGCGATGTTCGAGCGCGTGGAAAAGAAGTTCGGGTTCAAGCGGACTATGCCGGTGCGCATCGGGCATGCGGTGGGCCTTGAAGGCGGGCTGGTGCTGGTGGTGGTGCTGCTGGCCGCGTGGTGGCTGTCCATTTCCTACTGGGATGCGTTCCTGTTGGAGATGGGGCTGATCGCGTTCTTCCTGCCTTACACGTATGTGTACAACCTGGTGTATGACAAGGTGCGGGAGCGGTTGGTGCGGCGTGGGGAGAGTGGGCGGGTTGGCGTGGCCTAA
- a CDS encoding N-6 DNA methylase, protein MKTMAGLPGAHATHAALSAAREPLNDAADANASTYLLLALLLLKIASDTDAAAQDPDQTYGAPLHWPPTAPGAQLLVVPPEARFELLFRQRFAPGNDRRITTALQQLSQANRATLAEVFDVLRLHDGWPRDAEQRDVALSRVLGRMTVPALDFRPLRGTYRADIGQAVDRLLERSQPRRSPAPVAHVPDPLGWLMAGLMDPREDETICDVACHHGSLLLAASRWARTTHGARRHQLLGQEESDTAWACARLRLLLHGEDNHAVHAGTPLLHDALVDATGELRRFHVQLTRPPFALAWSPERGIRDTHQRFVHGMPPRQWGHLALLQHMVRTMDRHTGRIAMVVPHGVLFRDGEEALIRRSLLDANLIDAVISLPDRLFAGSPVATALLVLRAMRDDENVLFVDARQLQPATKRGPRLDQAAAEQVLALCRRREDVAGVACLASPQMLALQGSNLSIARYVQPGEHAPVPTLEALRGQRARLRSRLGALEQSLDGDLAELEERPAKAG, encoded by the coding sequence ATGAAGACGATGGCGGGCCTGCCCGGTGCACACGCCACGCACGCCGCGCTGAGCGCCGCGCGCGAGCCCCTCAACGACGCCGCCGATGCCAACGCGTCCACTTACCTGCTGTTGGCGCTGTTGCTGCTCAAGATTGCCAGCGACACCGACGCCGCTGCGCAGGACCCGGACCAAACCTACGGCGCACCGCTGCACTGGCCGCCTACCGCGCCCGGGGCACAGCTGCTGGTGGTGCCACCCGAGGCGCGCTTTGAGCTGCTGTTCCGCCAGCGTTTCGCCCCCGGCAATGACCGCCGCATCACCACCGCGCTGCAGCAGCTCAGCCAGGCCAACCGCGCCACGCTTGCCGAGGTGTTCGATGTGCTGCGCCTGCACGATGGCTGGCCGCGCGATGCCGAGCAGCGCGATGTGGCGCTCTCTCGCGTGCTGGGCCGCATGACGGTGCCGGCGCTGGACTTCCGGCCCCTGCGCGGCACCTACCGGGCCGACATCGGCCAAGCGGTGGATCGCCTGCTGGAACGCAGCCAGCCCCGCCGCAGCCCGGCGCCGGTGGCCCACGTGCCCGACCCGCTGGGCTGGCTGATGGCCGGGCTGATGGACCCGCGCGAAGACGAAACCATCTGCGATGTGGCCTGCCACCACGGCAGCCTGCTGCTGGCCGCCAGCCGCTGGGCGCGCACCACCCACGGCGCACGCCGGCACCAGTTGCTGGGCCAGGAAGAAAGCGACACCGCCTGGGCCTGCGCGCGCCTGCGCCTGCTGCTGCATGGCGAAGACAACCATGCGGTGCATGCAGGCACGCCGCTGCTGCACGACGCCCTGGTGGATGCTACCGGGGAGCTGCGGCGGTTCCACGTGCAGCTCACGCGCCCGCCGTTTGCGCTGGCGTGGTCGCCCGAGCGCGGCATCCGCGATACGCACCAGCGCTTTGTGCATGGCATGCCGCCGCGCCAGTGGGGCCATCTCGCGCTGTTGCAGCACATGGTTAGAACGATGGACCGGCACACCGGGCGCATTGCGATGGTGGTGCCGCACGGGGTGCTGTTCCGCGATGGCGAGGAAGCGTTGATTCGCCGCAGCCTGCTGGACGCCAACCTGATTGATGCCGTGATCAGCCTGCCCGACCGGCTGTTTGCGGGCAGCCCGGTGGCCACTGCGCTGCTGGTGCTGCGCGCGATGCGCGACGACGAGAACGTGCTGTTTGTGGACGCGCGCCAGCTGCAGCCGGCCACCAAGCGCGGGCCTCGGCTGGATCAGGCCGCTGCCGAGCAGGTGCTGGCGCTGTGCCGCCGCCGCGAGGACGTAGCCGGTGTGGCCTGCCTGGCGTCACCGCAGATGCTGGCCTTGCAGGGCAGCAACCTGAGCATTGCGCGCTATGTGCAGCCGGGCGAGCACGCCCCGGTGCCCACGCTGGAGGCGCTGCGTGGGCAGCGTGCGCGGTTGCGCTCGCGCTTGGGTGCGTTGGAGCAGTCACTGGACGGCGATTTGGCAGAGCTGGAAGAGCGGCCAGCAAAAGCGGGCTGA
- a CDS encoding VOC family protein, protein MRIEQLTLPTADVAATAAYFADVLQLPVHDATVTLGWSQLHLIPAGNVPVGGVHLAFNVPHNRFAAATAWLDARATRQRNAEGQEHFTFEGRWDSESIYFTGPDELILELIARRRLPASERTGAFHGSEMTCISEVGVPTHAVAALQTRIETTFGLAPLSTPTPYFAPMGDDEGLLIVVDATRRWFPEQRWLPNAQGLQVRLSGVHADAMLEDAALGWGVQSA, encoded by the coding sequence ATGCGCATTGAACAGCTCACGCTCCCCACTGCCGACGTTGCCGCCACGGCCGCCTATTTCGCCGATGTGCTTCAGCTTCCCGTGCATGACGCAACGGTCACGCTCGGCTGGAGCCAGCTCCACCTCATCCCCGCAGGCAATGTCCCCGTGGGCGGCGTCCACCTCGCCTTCAACGTGCCGCACAACCGCTTCGCCGCCGCCACCGCCTGGCTGGATGCGCGCGCCACGCGCCAACGCAATGCCGAAGGCCAGGAACATTTCACCTTCGAAGGCCGGTGGGATTCCGAATCCATCTACTTCACCGGGCCCGATGAGCTCATCCTCGAACTCATCGCCCGCCGTCGCCTGCCCGCGTCGGAGCGCACCGGCGCGTTCCACGGCAGCGAGATGACCTGCATCAGCGAGGTGGGCGTGCCGACCCACGCCGTCGCCGCGCTGCAGACCCGGATCGAAACCACGTTCGGCCTGGCGCCGCTGTCCACGCCCACGCCGTACTTCGCGCCGATGGGCGATGACGAGGGCCTGCTGATCGTGGTGGACGCCACCCGCCGCTGGTTCCCTGAGCAACGTTGGCTGCCCAATGCACAGGGCCTGCAGGTGCGGCTGAGCGGCGTGCATGCCGATGCGATGCTGGAAGATGCCGCACTGGGCTGGGGCGTGCAGTCGGCGTAA
- a CDS encoding class I SAM-dependent methyltransferase, with protein MSTYKQPTKHAARTEALTHAVELLTARREQCAIVPSEYVSRIVTELADPSRHPSDHSASAMIDVQDIESWRAFRQSSVGTKRAEDITVAYLAGPEPTNDLHTLIMLGVRPENIWAFEIEQDVFASAREDVERSQLRGVKLMNVSIEDYFLATPRRFDIIYFDACGPLPSHTAKTVQTLVNIFRHSALAPLGVLITNFSEPDTSKEAVRDCYAHLVAAYLYPKSFLDTFDDPEHTYTDGAEAQGYWLLPLTATEGGVEEGEVDPDEDFIQQVKDHFSDYYGSFLTRHAVDIASVVAPTMRVLNSGLFKELVSDVSAAAKRGERFVSFAADEEGEAAVDLDPDDDSGHEVVDSDGDAITEPSSFSLLFTLASCGLLPVDANFSPPPEEIRTFCRRWANQLAGKPDSKLTAVEALCCFYAVRHDEALWSAALKRLASFNYMSKMPFLCDVPTSELAFYPMFAQIAYPAHNNVAETRRFRYVAEGRKTAMFLDVLPFDECRYVYDWLATAPLIDGDWLDVSRQLVFRSALDAIAKNKRWYQDDFLYGCHVVGINSDSFDAPMYSLREVISLPSEL; from the coding sequence ATGTCCACATACAAACAGCCCACGAAGCACGCCGCGCGAACAGAAGCACTGACCCATGCAGTCGAGCTGCTTACAGCCCGGCGTGAGCAGTGCGCCATAGTCCCATCCGAGTATGTGTCAAGGATTGTCACAGAACTCGCAGACCCCAGTCGCCACCCTTCGGACCACAGCGCCTCGGCAATGATTGATGTGCAGGACATCGAATCTTGGCGCGCGTTCCGGCAATCATCCGTCGGCACCAAGCGGGCTGAAGACATCACGGTCGCCTACCTCGCTGGACCCGAGCCCACCAATGACCTTCATACCTTGATAATGCTCGGCGTACGACCAGAAAATATTTGGGCCTTTGAGATCGAGCAAGACGTGTTCGCATCTGCGCGGGAGGATGTCGAGAGATCCCAGCTGCGCGGTGTCAAACTGATGAACGTAAGCATCGAAGACTATTTCTTGGCGACGCCACGACGCTTCGATATCATCTACTTCGACGCATGCGGCCCCCTGCCGAGTCACACCGCCAAGACGGTGCAGACACTTGTTAACATCTTTCGGCATTCTGCGTTGGCGCCATTAGGGGTGCTGATCACTAACTTCAGTGAGCCGGACACTTCGAAGGAGGCAGTTCGCGATTGTTATGCGCACTTGGTGGCGGCTTATCTTTATCCCAAGAGCTTCTTGGACACGTTTGATGACCCAGAGCACACGTATACAGATGGTGCGGAGGCACAGGGCTATTGGCTGCTCCCCTTAACCGCTACAGAAGGAGGGGTCGAAGAAGGAGAGGTCGATCCCGACGAGGATTTTATCCAGCAGGTGAAAGACCATTTCAGCGACTACTATGGTTCGTTCCTTACGCGTCATGCAGTGGACATCGCCTCCGTCGTTGCACCCACCATGCGGGTTCTAAATTCTGGTCTCTTCAAAGAACTCGTCTCTGATGTCAGTGCTGCGGCGAAGCGCGGTGAGCGCTTTGTTAGTTTCGCTGCCGACGAAGAAGGCGAAGCGGCAGTTGATCTCGATCCAGATGACGACAGCGGTCACGAGGTCGTGGACTCCGATGGCGACGCGATCACGGAGCCTTCTTCATTTTCATTACTCTTCACTCTTGCGTCCTGCGGCCTTCTTCCTGTCGACGCGAACTTCTCGCCCCCTCCCGAGGAAATTCGGACATTTTGTCGGCGCTGGGCAAATCAACTAGCTGGCAAGCCTGATTCAAAGCTTACCGCGGTCGAAGCACTGTGTTGCTTCTATGCGGTGCGGCATGATGAAGCGCTGTGGTCAGCAGCCCTCAAGCGCCTTGCGTCATTCAACTACATGTCCAAGATGCCATTCCTGTGTGACGTGCCGACCTCCGAATTGGCGTTCTACCCCATGTTCGCGCAGATCGCCTACCCGGCCCACAATAATGTGGCCGAGACGAGACGTTTTCGGTATGTGGCGGAGGGGAGGAAGACCGCTATGTTCCTGGATGTTCTGCCGTTTGACGAATGCCGGTATGTCTATGACTGGCTTGCCACGGCGCCATTGATCGATGGTGACTGGCTGGATGTGTCGCGTCAGCTGGTGTTTCGCTCTGCCTTGGACGCGATCGCCAAGAACAAGCGCTGGTACCAGGACGATTTCTTGTACGGCTGCCACGTCGTTGGTATAAATAGTGATTCTTTCGACGCTCCAATGTATTCGCTTAGAGAGGTCATCTCGCTGCCATCTGAGCTCTGA